In Psychrilyobacter piezotolerans, the genomic window CAAGAATATAATGGGGATGCAGTTCCACCCTGAAAAAAGCAGCAGCACAGGACTAAAACTATTAAAAGCATTTGGGGAGATGATAAAATGATAATTTTTCCGGCAATAGACCTAAAAGACGGGAGAGCAGTGAGGCTGAGCAAGGGAGATTTTGATAAGATGGATATCTTTTCCGACAAACCCTGGGAAGTGGCAAAAGAATTTCAAGAGAAGGGAGCAGAGTGGATCCATCTGGTGGATCTGGACGGTGCAAAAGACGGTGAAAATAAAAATTTAGATACAATAAAAAAAATAAGGGAAACTGTCGACATTAACCTTCAGCTGGGGGGAGGGATCAGAACCCTGGAGACCGCTGAAATGCTCTTAAACTTGGGTATAAACAGAATTATATTGGGAACAGCAGCCATTGAAAACCAGGAACTGCTTAAAAACCTTGTGGAGAAATATGGGGAAAAGATAGCCGTGTCTGTGGATGAGAAAAACGGAAAGGCAGCCATAAAAGGATGGCTGGAAGAAAGTGATATAGATGCTTTTGAGCTATGCAGA contains:
- the hisA gene encoding 1-(5-phosphoribosyl)-5-[(5-phosphoribosylamino)methylideneamino]imidazole-4-carboxamide isomerase, whose product is MIIFPAIDLKDGRAVRLSKGDFDKMDIFSDKPWEVAKEFQEKGAEWIHLVDLDGAKDGENKNLDTIKKIRETVDINLQLGGGIRTLETAEMLLNLGINRIILGTAAIENQELLKNLVEKYGEKIAVSVDEKNGKAAIKGWLEESDIDAFELCRSLKEIGVKTIIYTDISKDGMMAGPNFSAYEKINRLGVDVIASGGVSSLKDIETLKKADIYGAIIGKAVYLGNIKLEEVL